The Rubripirellula reticaptiva DNA window GTGAATCGATAGCACACGGCGCACATGCGTCACTCGATGATCATCTGGATCGACGCCGTGGACGCGTTCTTCTTCGGTAAACAAAACGATATTCATACTTGACCGCGCACCGTAATCTCAACTGACCTGCGACAACACGCGGTATCGTACCCGTTCACTTGGTTGTCTGCTAAGGACTTAGCGGCGTGAACGCTGCGACGCGATTTGGCACAAGCTGTGGACGGCAATTGCAGTGACTTCGCCGCAAAGCCGCATTTGCAACTAAGGCAAATAGGGCCAGTAGGTCAGTTTATCGTTGAGGCAGGCGACGAATCGGACGTCGCCGTCTTGCGATACGACCACCGCGATCGCATCGGTCAGCCCGTTGACCAACCGATAAGCCGAACGATGCCTCGTTCCCGATGAATCACCGCGCTCCGCGATCGTGTTGGTGGCTTCGAGGTCAAGTGCGCGGTGAATGGAGGACACGTGCGAATCGCCCAGGATTTCGCCGCCGAACCCAATGAACCGGAAACTGCGATCCAATACCAGCGAACCGTCAACACTCATCATGTCGGCAAGCAAATGACTGAACTCAATCAACGCCTCGTCGATCGTTGCTAGCTCAGCATCGTGCATTTGCAAATAGTCGTTTAACGTCACGACGGCCAAGCCTTTTGTCTTACCGATCAACGCAACCCGTTTCATCAACTTCAAAATTAGTCGGCGGAAGCGAATCGTTGAATCGTCTTGTTGGAATCGGACGCGAAAGCGAAACCACTGGTCCGGAATTTCTGTTTCGTTGGCGTTGTCGGGTAGGTAAACCAACATTCCACCGTGGCCGCGCATTCGTACCAGCCGAAGAACGCGGCGCACCACAATCTGGGCGATGTCTTTAACAAATTCATCGCAGATCTGGCATTGCGATCCTTCCTCGGACTGCGGATCGAACTCCTCCAGCAGTGCTGCCCGAATCGTTCCAAACTTCTGTGGCAACCACTTCGAGTGAAATGGATCAAAGCCGTCCGTCAACAACTTGCCGCTGTCCGACTCAAGGATCCGGGTATAACCTGATGCGGCAACGATGTGTCCAGGTGCCAGAATCTGAATGACGAGATTGTGAGGCAGCGGTGCTCCGATTGGCCTGCCGCCTTCCAAGTGATTGACCCACTGAGTGCCGGTCACGATCATGCCCCAGACGCTGAGCCCACCGGATGGTTCCTGCTTCACGGCCAACAGAGCGCGGTAGTAACCAGCGGCGGCCGCAAGTTTGCGCAGATCCTGGGCTGTGAATGGAGTAGCGACTTTGAATCTCAAGACGTGCAGCGAACTCGATCCGTCTGAAATTTCGGACTCAAACGAGTCCTCGGTCACGAACGCAATGCGACACTGGACGGGAGAGTTCTCCTCACGCAGCAAGCTGGCCTGATACATCGTATCCAACAGCGTCACCAAAACTTCATGTTCCGGAATCGCCTCGACCGGCAACTCGCGTGATCCCCAGCGATCTCGCAATGCCGTCGCGATGTCGATGGGGTAAGCAGACTTGTCGAATTGTTCCATTTTCCATTCCATGGCGATTCTCGATTCATGAGCCGATCCGCAAGCCGCGCGTCACGCGTTCATTCGAAGATTCCCGTTGAACTTTGCTTCCATGTGTTAGCTTCGTTCGCTGCATCAAGACCTGCAACGCTCGAATTCTCGTGATTCAAGCGATATGCCGACGCCAGGATTACGAGAGGCTTTCTTGCATGTCCGCTTCCACAACGTTTTCAGCGAAACTTTGATACGCCGCACCGATTTGCTGCGCCATTGGGTCGGTCCAACAGTGGAAGCGACCTTCGGCAATCGCGTCGAAGATCGCCTTGGCAACCAAAACAGGCGACGCGGCAATGTCGCCGAAACCCGCAGCCACTCCCATATCGGTTTGAATTGGTCCTGGATGAACGCTAACGACGTGTGTTCCCTGTTCACGCAGCGATTCTCGCAATCCCTGAGTAATTGAATAGCTTGCGGCCTTAGATGCGCAGTAGGTCGCGAAGTTTCCGAAAGTCTTTACCGATGCAACACTGTTCAGCTGCGCAAACGCTCCGCCGCCGTTCGCCTTCAAGATGGGCGCGAACGCCTGGGCGACGCGAATCAAACCGTAAACATTCGTGTTCATTTCAAACTGCAACGTTTCGATCGCATCTTTTTCAATCGCCGTCGATACCTTCAACACTCCAGCGTTGTTGACGACGACATCGACGTCTTTGGCTGTTTCGGCTGCCGTGGTGATTGATGCGTGATCATCAAGGTCAAGTCGAACTGCCACCACTTGGTCGCCGTGCTCGGCAACAAGCGAATCGGCGGATTCCAACGTTCGTACTGCGGCATAGACTTTCGTCGCGCCGCGTCGGAGCGCCTCTTCAAGAATTGCTTTTCCGATACCGCGGTTTGCGCCGGTTACTAGAACTGTCTTATTCTTTACGTCGAATGTCATCGGTTGGTATCTTCAGATTTGAGTAGTTTGACTGTTTTTCGATTTTGCTGACGCCAACATGAAGCCAGTGCGTCATTGGTGCTTCGCTCGTCTCTTGCTTGGACGAATCGCCTGATCAATCTCCCAATGGTATCCAGCCTCCAACGATCGGTCGACACTCTGCAACGAGAGCTTTTGATCTGAAAGTCGCTTGACGAATCAGTGGCAGCCGATATCGCCAGCCAGATCAACGGACGTGAGTCCGTACCGAGACTCTGGAAGCAGGGGGCCAAATCGAGTGAAGAAATGCAAGAAGCACTGAAACCCGATCATGTTAGAGCGAATGAGGTGGCGGATCTCGGGTTTCAATGGTTATCACAGACTAGCCAGGGGAGCGTCATCACAGTTTAATCACCAACCCATACTCAATCGGTTTCGCGATGAAACGCAAGTCTATCTTTTTGTTCGTCTCGATAACGCTGGCGATGATTTTGGTTATCGGTTGTGCCGACAGCGGATCATTCGCGTTTCGTAAACAAGATTCGATCGAACTCGATTCGCTGCTGACCGACTCCGAACTGATCGACCAGGCACGAGTCAGCCACGCAGGATCTCGTGGACAGACACCGACAATTGTCACCGCTGCTTCGGCGAACTTGCGTCGAGCACCGTCGCTCGTAACGCTCGCGGCTGGCGAAGACTTGCAAGCGAAAATGAACGACGCTTCTGGCGCGGTGCTGCTCGACTTTTATGCCGATTGGTGCGGTCCTTGCCAGGCCCAAGGCAAGATTCTGCATGACTTGGAAAGCACGGCAACCGAATACCAAACACTGATGATTAAGATCAACATTGACGACCACCCTTCGATCGCCGAAGAATTGCAGGTCGATAGCATTCCGACATTGATACTGGTGCGAGACGGTCGAATCGCCAAACGCGTTTCCGGTATAGCTGACGCAAAGAAACTAACTCAATGGATGCAGTAGCCCGCTCCGGCGTTGGTCGACCCAAAACTCTTACGGTCATTCGCTGGGTTTCTGTCCTGCTGATTCTTGCAGGACTGTTGACGATCGTGCGTTCTCTGCCAATTGACCAACTGATGTCAGCGGGAAAGATTTGGATTTCTGGTCTCGGGCTATGGGGGCCAGTCGTTCTGGTGCTGCTTTATATCGTTGCCACCATCCTGTTTGTTCCCGGGACGATTCTGACTTTGGTGGCGGGCGCACTGTTTGGACTTGGGATTGGCACAGTTATCGTCTCCATTGGGTCCACGATCGGCGCATCGTTCGCGTTCCTGATCGCACGTTATGTCGCAAGAGACAAAGTGATCGAGATGGCAAAGGGTAGTCGGCGTTTTGGTGCGATCGATCGCGCGATCGCTGAAGGCGGTTGGAAGATTGTTGGTTTGCTGCGTCTATCGCCGGCGATCCCGTTCAACTTACAAAACTACTTGTACGGACTCACGCCCGTTCGATTCTGGCCCTATGCGGTGACTAGTTGGATTGCGATGTTGCCGGGCACGTTCTTATATGTCTATCTCGGACACGTCACCGGTGCTGCGGTCGGCGCCGACCGCCAACGTTCGACTGCCGAATGGGCGATGCTGGCAATCGGCTTGCTGGCGACCGTCGCCGTGACCGTGTACGTGACTCGGCTGGCAAGTCGCAAGTTAAATGAGCAGGTTGATACCACAAACGGCGGCGAACCGACCGCTGAGGCGGATGACGAAACGCGATCAGCGCCAAATCTCCTCGGTACCGCGCGACTGGCCATCGCTGCGGCAGTTGTGGTCTCCGCGGCAACTTACACTTTCCTTTACGCGGACGAGATTGGCAAATCTCTGATCACCTTGCTCGGACCGTCGTAGATCGAAAAGTTTCGCAGATGTGCTGAGCAACTGGCGATCCCCGTAGCGGCATCCCGGAAAGAAGATTTTGCCTAACCGTGTACGCTTGCGATCTGGTCCATCCCCAAGGGGTATACCCACTTCTACTCTCATTTCGATTTGAAGCATCAGACGCATGCTCAGTCGCTGGAACTTTCCATGAATGCACTGCTACCCAACGACGCGCACAATCAACAGCTACAGGCAAACGTTCATCCTTCCGATTGGACAAACCCAGTTCCTGGTGGCCCTTATCATTTGGTCGTCATCGGAGCCGGGACGGCTGGCTTGGTGACTGCCGCTGGCGCAGCAGGGCTGGGGGCTCGCGTTGCGTTGATCGAGCGTGACTTGATGGGTGGCGATTGCTTGAACGTCGGCTGCGTTCCATCCAAGGGAGTCATCAGCGCGGCGCGGGTGGCTGCGACCGCGAGAGATGCCGGGAACTTTTCCGTGAATGTCCCCAAGGGTGTCGACGTTGATTTTGGCGGCGTGATGCAGAGGATGCGTAAACTGCGGGCCAGTATCAGCCGAAATGATTCGGCGACCCGCTTTCATGAACTAGGAATCGACGTCTACTTTGGTCAAGCAAGTTTTATCGATTCTGAATCAATCGATGTGGCGGGGACAACGCTCAAGTACAAGCGAGCTGTCATCGCAACCGGCGCTCGCGCCGCAGCCCCACCAATCGCGGGCCTGGACACGGTCAAGTACTTGACCAACGAATCGGTATTTTCACTCACCGAACTGCCCAAGCGATTGGGAATCATCGGCGCTGGACCGATCGGCTGCGAACTGGCGCAATCATTCGCTCAATTGGGATCCAAAGTGTTCCTAGTGGAAAACGATCACGGAGTTCTTCCTCGCGAAGATCGCGACGCAGCAGAAATTGTGCAGAACGCCATCACGCACGCAGGCGTAAAACTGTTGTGTTGTGGTCAAAATCTCCGCATTAACGGCGAAAACGGCATTCGGATGACAGTCGATTCTCACGGCACCAGTTACGACGAACCGGTTGACCAGTTGCTGGTCGCAGCCGGCCGTGCACCAAATGTCGAGAACTTGAATCTGGAAGCGGTCGGTGTCGATTTCACGAAAAAAGGGGTCGCTGTCAATGATCACATGCAGACGAAGAATCCACGCATTTACGCCGCTGGTGACGTGTGTTCAAAGTTTCAATTCACTCATGCCGCCGACTTTATGGCACGCATTGTGATTCAAAATTCGCTCTTTGCCGTTGGTCCGTTCGGTAGAAAGAAGGCCAGTGACTTAGTGATCCCTTGGGCAACTTACACATCGCCCGAAGTCGCGCACGTTGGAGTGTATGAAAACGAAGCGCTCGATGCAGGAATTGAAATTGACACTTACGTTCAACACTTCGCCGACGTGGATCGCGCGATCCTAGAGGGCGATGACGAGGGGTTCGTCAAGATTCATACAGCACGCGGGACCGACAAAATTGTCGGCGCGACGATCGTCGCTAAGAATGCGGGGGACATGATTTCCGAAGTGACGCTGGCGATGGTCAACAAAATCGGGCTCGGCAAGATCGCCAACACGATCCATCCTTACCCAACGCAAGCCGAAGCAATTCGCAAACTCGGCGATCAATTCAACCGCACTCGGCTAACACCGACCAGCAAAAAAATGCTCGACGTTTTACGTCGACTGAATGTCGGACGTTAGCTGAACCTCGTCAAGATTGAACCGAGACAGCTGGCTTGACTTTGTCAAGGCAATCATGGATTTCTCCTTACTCGGGGTGTTTCCGTGGCATTGTAATGAAACCCAGGCTGTTCAAATGTGCCGCACTAACAGTCCTTGGCAAGGGCATCTAGAATCTTTGATGCAAGCGACGGACAAGTTCAAAACTCACCCGGATTTTCCTGGCAATCGTAATCAACACTGGCGGATCGTTGTTTGGTCTCGCCGTTCGATGGTTGTAGACGTGCTGCAAGCATGCAGACCCAAGATTGCTGATCCATATTTGCAAACAAAAAATCTTCTTGGAGATCGAGAATACTCAATGACGCATCCATGCACAGTGAAGTCAAAACGGTACAATTTCGGTTGCCGTTCCGCCTGTGTTCTAGCCAAACGCCGTTAGAAAGCCAACCGAGTCATGCCCGAAGCTTTACTCCACAAGAATGAGCAATTGAGGCTGAAGGCACTTCGGATGCTCGGCATTTTAGATACGCCTAAGGAGGAAGACTACGACGCCATCGCGCGACTCGCTGCGGAATTATGCGGTGCACCGATCGGCGCGATCAGCTTCGTCGATGAAGACAGGCTGTGGTTCAAGGCGGCGTTCGGCTTCGACGCGCGCGAGTCACCTCGCTGTCAGGCGTTCTGCGCTCACGCGATTCACTCTCCTGATGCACCGCTGGTGGTATCGGACGCGACCAAGGATCCACGGTTCAAGGATAATCCACTGGTTCTCGGCGAGCCTCGCATGCGATTCTATGCAGGCATTCCGCTTGTCACCGAACACGAAAAGATGCCGATCGGTACACTCTGCGTTATCAGCAACGAGGTGATGACGATCGATGACCGGCAACTCAGAACGCTTTCGCTTTTGGCAAAGCATGTAGAACGACTATTGCATTTGCGTGAATCCAGTCAGCTGCTCGCGCATCGCAACGCACTTATCGATGCTAGCAGCGATGCCATCATGACGTGGACGCATGCCGATGGAATTCTATCGTGGAATAGAGGCGCAGAGGTGATGTACGGTTTCGGTCGCAACGAAGCCATTGGTCGCCAGCCCACTGACATCCTGCGATCAGAGGTTGCGATTCATCAGCATGCCAATGGACTGGCTGTCGGTGACGAGTGGGTAGGCGAAGCAACTCATCAAACCAAGGCCGCCGAACGCATCATTGTTTCGACAAAACTGCAGCGCGTTGGCGTCGGTCACGAGAGCGTGTTTCTGGATACCAGTCGCGACATTTCGGAACAGAAGCTGAAGGACCAGGAGTTGCGACGCGCAAGACATGCGTTGGAGTTTGCCGCTGACGCAATACTTTGGCTGCGGGAAGAAACGGGTGACCTTTTTTATGCGAACCAAGCCGCAAGCGGACTCTATCAATACACTGACAATGAACTCTTGATGCTGAACATTGCCGACATCGATCCCAAAATGCGAGCGCCAGAGGCACTTGCAGAGATTAGAAAACGTTCAACCGAACTAAAAGCAATATTTTTTCAGACAATTCACGTTCGCAAGGATGGCTCAGAAGTTCCTGTCGAAGTCGCGTCCCACCGAGTTGATTTCGAAAATGAAAAGTTTGTTTGTGTATTTGTACGAGACATTACCGAAAGACGACTCACACAACAGAAGCTCGAAGAAGTCAGCACCGAATTTCAAATGGTCTTTGACGCGTTACCGGTGGGCGTTGTCATCACAGACAAGCGACGCCGAATTAAAAGAATCAATCCTGCATTCGAGGAGATGTTTGGATACGACCAAAAAGACATTCTTGGAAAGCAAACAAAAATGCTTTATGCAGACCCCGCGGACTTTTCAGAACAAGGACGAGCGAAATACAATCAAGACAACAGCGCAGAGCTTACACCCTATGAAATGAACTATCGCCGCAGCAATGGTGAGATCTTTACCAGTCAGACAATTGGAAATCGGGTCGCAAATGAATCAGGTGAATTCATCACGTTCGTAGCACTCATTCAAGATATCTCTGAAAGCGTCGCATCTAGACTGGAAGCAGAGAAACTCAACGAAGAGCGTCGAGCGATGCTAGAGTTGCTTGGCACAACGGATGGCGTTTGGTCGTGGCAGGTCGGCAGTGAAGACTGTGACTATGCCCCAGGATTCAGAAAGATTCTTGGGTTTGACGGTGATGATCTCGTCTCTTTCCCGCAAACCATTCGAGCGGCTCAAGAGCGAATCCATCCCGACGATATTGACGAGTTGCGACGGGTAGTGAATTCCAGCCTAAAACGACGTACACCCTTTGTTCACGAGTTCCGATTACGTCATGCGGACAACAAGTACATCTGGGTTCGCTTACGGGCAAATTCGATCCGATCTGACAGCGACGTGCCTCGGCGACTTGTCGGGTCTATCTACGACATTTCTGATTTCAAGATCGCCGAGGCCGAACGTGAGCGGTTTTTTAACGCCGGGATACAACACTACGGTTTGGCCGACATTCAAAGCGCGACGTGGCTTAGAGTCAGTGAGAATTGGAGCGAAGTTCTGGGGTATACCAACGATGAATTGGTTGGCCAGCCCTATCTCGATGCAACTCACCCGGACGATCGTCCGCAATTTGAAGAATGCATGCGGCAATTGTTTGAGGGCAAGCCTGTGCTTGGGTTTCTGGGGCGGATGCGACACAAGGACGGATGTTATCGCCTGATTGAATGGAATGTGGCGGCACCGGAACCCGATAGTTCATCTGTCTACTTCACTGCCCGTGACGTAACCGACGCGGAATTCGATGTAATCCGAAAGATTTCTGATGCCGTTCCGATGACGTTTTTCGTGTACGACATTCAGGAGCACCGTAACGTTTTTATCAATCGGCATATCGAAAACTTGCTGGGTTACACACCGGCCGAGTTCGTCGCCCCAAAAGAGAAAGGGATCGGGGCGTTAATTCATCCAGACGACGAAGGCATTGTCGCCAATTTTTTTGCGGGGATTATGCGAGGTAACGAGGACCAATTCTTCGACAGTCAGTACCGCGTGAAGCGTAAAAATGGCGAGTTTCGGGAAGTCTACACCACTTGTCGGATCTTCAAGCGTTCTGCTGACGGAAAGGTGCAGCAGATCATCGGAACCGCATCGGCGGTGGATGATCTGGCGATCTTGCGGCGATATGCCAATGATTTGGAGGTCGCCAACGAAGAGCTCGAAGAGTTTGCTTACGTAGCGTCTCATGACCTGAAACAGCCATTGCGCGGTATCGACAACCTAGCTCGCTGGATCGAGTCGGATGCGGGAGATTCACTCCCCGCAATCGCTCGTGAACACCTAGTGAAATTGAAAGGACGAGTCGCAAGAATGGAGCGATTGCTCGATGACCTGCTCGCGTACTCTCGAATCGGACGA harbors:
- a CDS encoding TVP38/TMEM64 family protein: MDAVARSGVGRPKTLTVIRWVSVLLILAGLLTIVRSLPIDQLMSAGKIWISGLGLWGPVVLVLLYIVATILFVPGTILTLVAGALFGLGIGTVIVSIGSTIGASFAFLIARYVARDKVIEMAKGSRRFGAIDRAIAEGGWKIVGLLRLSPAIPFNLQNYLYGLTPVRFWPYAVTSWIAMLPGTFLYVYLGHVTGAAVGADRQRSTAEWAMLAIGLLATVAVTVYVTRLASRKLNEQVDTTNGGEPTAEADDETRSAPNLLGTARLAIAAAVVVSAATYTFLYADEIGKSLITLLGPS
- a CDS encoding PAS domain S-box protein, whose product is MLGILDTPKEEDYDAIARLAAELCGAPIGAISFVDEDRLWFKAAFGFDARESPRCQAFCAHAIHSPDAPLVVSDATKDPRFKDNPLVLGEPRMRFYAGIPLVTEHEKMPIGTLCVISNEVMTIDDRQLRTLSLLAKHVERLLHLRESSQLLAHRNALIDASSDAIMTWTHADGILSWNRGAEVMYGFGRNEAIGRQPTDILRSEVAIHQHANGLAVGDEWVGEATHQTKAAERIIVSTKLQRVGVGHESVFLDTSRDISEQKLKDQELRRARHALEFAADAILWLREETGDLFYANQAASGLYQYTDNELLMLNIADIDPKMRAPEALAEIRKRSTELKAIFFQTIHVRKDGSEVPVEVASHRVDFENEKFVCVFVRDITERRLTQQKLEEVSTEFQMVFDALPVGVVITDKRRRIKRINPAFEEMFGYDQKDILGKQTKMLYADPADFSEQGRAKYNQDNSAELTPYEMNYRRSNGEIFTSQTIGNRVANESGEFITFVALIQDISESVASRLEAEKLNEERRAMLELLGTTDGVWSWQVGSEDCDYAPGFRKILGFDGDDLVSFPQTIRAAQERIHPDDIDELRRVVNSSLKRRTPFVHEFRLRHADNKYIWVRLRANSIRSDSDVPRRLVGSIYDISDFKIAEAERERFFNAGIQHYGLADIQSATWLRVSENWSEVLGYTNDELVGQPYLDATHPDDRPQFEECMRQLFEGKPVLGFLGRMRHKDGCYRLIEWNVAAPEPDSSSVYFTARDVTDAEFDVIRKISDAVPMTFFVYDIQEHRNVFINRHIENLLGYTPAEFVAPKEKGIGALIHPDDEGIVANFFAGIMRGNEDQFFDSQYRVKRKNGEFREVYTTCRIFKRSADGKVQQIIGTASAVDDLAILRRYANDLEVANEELEEFAYVASHDLKQPLRGIDNLARWIESDAGDSLPAIAREHLVKLKGRVARMERLLDDLLAYSRIGRRSSEVEAIDVGQLVCEVAEFLSSPESFRVECYGLMPVLTTQRIPLEQVFRNLIGNAIKHRKRDDGHAIVSAKRIGDHYEFSVRDDGPGIASEYHERIFRMFHTLRPRDEVEASGMGLALSKKHIESHGGKISVESAEGEGSVFRFTWLAMSERST
- a CDS encoding putative sensor domain DACNV-containing protein encodes the protein MEWKMEQFDKSAYPIDIATALRDRWGSRELPVEAIPEHEVLVTLLDTMYQASLLREENSPVQCRIAFVTEDSFESEISDGSSSLHVLRFKVATPFTAQDLRKLAAAAGYYRALLAVKQEPSGGLSVWGMIVTGTQWVNHLEGGRPIGAPLPHNLVIQILAPGHIVAASGYTRILESDSGKLLTDGFDPFHSKWLPQKFGTIRAALLEEFDPQSEEGSQCQICDEFVKDIAQIVVRRVLRLVRMRGHGGMLVYLPDNANETEIPDQWFRFRVRFQQDDSTIRFRRLILKLMKRVALIGKTKGLAVVTLNDYLQMHDAELATIDEALIEFSHLLADMMSVDGSLVLDRSFRFIGFGGEILGDSHVSSIHRALDLEATNTIAERGDSSGTRHRSAYRLVNGLTDAIAVVVSQDGDVRFVACLNDKLTYWPYLP
- a CDS encoding SDR family oxidoreductase translates to MTFDVKNKTVLVTGANRGIGKAILEEALRRGATKVYAAVRTLESADSLVAEHGDQVVAVRLDLDDHASITTAAETAKDVDVVVNNAGVLKVSTAIEKDAIETLQFEMNTNVYGLIRVAQAFAPILKANGGGAFAQLNSVASVKTFGNFATYCASKAASYSITQGLRESLREQGTHVVSVHPGPIQTDMGVAAGFGDIAASPVLVAKAIFDAIAEGRFHCWTDPMAQQIGAAYQSFAENVVEADMQESLS
- a CDS encoding thioredoxin family protein; its protein translation is MKRKSIFLFVSITLAMILVIGCADSGSFAFRKQDSIELDSLLTDSELIDQARVSHAGSRGQTPTIVTAASANLRRAPSLVTLAAGEDLQAKMNDASGAVLLDFYADWCGPCQAQGKILHDLESTATEYQTLMIKINIDDHPSIAEELQVDSIPTLILVRDGRIAKRVSGIADAKKLTQWMQ
- a CDS encoding mercuric reductase yields the protein MNALLPNDAHNQQLQANVHPSDWTNPVPGGPYHLVVIGAGTAGLVTAAGAAGLGARVALIERDLMGGDCLNVGCVPSKGVISAARVAATARDAGNFSVNVPKGVDVDFGGVMQRMRKLRASISRNDSATRFHELGIDVYFGQASFIDSESIDVAGTTLKYKRAVIATGARAAAPPIAGLDTVKYLTNESVFSLTELPKRLGIIGAGPIGCELAQSFAQLGSKVFLVENDHGVLPREDRDAAEIVQNAITHAGVKLLCCGQNLRINGENGIRMTVDSHGTSYDEPVDQLLVAAGRAPNVENLNLEAVGVDFTKKGVAVNDHMQTKNPRIYAAGDVCSKFQFTHAADFMARIVIQNSLFAVGPFGRKKASDLVIPWATYTSPEVAHVGVYENEALDAGIEIDTYVQHFADVDRAILEGDDEGFVKIHTARGTDKIVGATIVAKNAGDMISEVTLAMVNKIGLGKIANTIHPYPTQAEAIRKLGDQFNRTRLTPTSKKMLDVLRRLNVGR